One region of candidate division WOR-3 bacterium genomic DNA includes:
- a CDS encoding metallopeptidase TldD-related protein encodes MARKTKRWIKQKERKDGKQRLKAEPWLLVLAGFFLIRPLVSYASDKNALLRALEDELARSITELQLPNQPKPYYLAYRVVDSKEVEIIASAGGLLGSNETHNRELFVDLRVGDYRMDNSNFICATSGSRIIESHQTQIPVEDDYLALRRAIWLVTDGTYKRALEVLAKKKAYLQNKQVSDTIPDFTRAKPCSLWTLLVPPPLDRNKLNREVVRISRILKQYPSIKESSVRFRCRTTDQYFLDSDGSKSLQGRLLTGIEVKAKAQAKNGRVMEDYIEFYAQKPQDFDFVDLEKKINAWAETLTMKIDIKPEDEGYTGPVLFLGPAACELFFQTLGKGVSGVREVLVESEILERNIMKHNLGLLSNRLGKRLLPEFIFSYDDPDLKEYNGIPLIGGYAVDEQGVKSEKIELIKEGKLINFPMSRTPTNKITTSNGHARYWNEIYVPRYVGFISNMVINSHKKLSEEKLVERLKEIARDYGNEYALIITRLQPTMPQNELQRYQRLYQTRTKSEPLLSSPLNIYKLDIKSNSLQLITGLDFAPLAPSILKDISAVGEKEYIYNFIYRNAYGDEIPVSVVAPAVLIEDLELIPKKEKIERPALVPRPKITRDHPF; translated from the coding sequence ATGGCTCGAAAAACTAAGAGATGGATCAAACAAAAGGAAAGAAAAGATGGAAAGCAAAGATTGAAGGCAGAACCATGGCTATTGGTATTAGCAGGATTTTTTCTCATCCGGCCTTTGGTTTCTTATGCATCTGATAAGAATGCACTCCTGCGGGCGTTGGAAGACGAATTAGCACGGAGTATCACAGAATTGCAATTACCGAATCAACCCAAGCCCTACTATCTTGCTTATCGAGTGGTAGATTCAAAAGAAGTAGAAATAATAGCGTCCGCGGGTGGATTGCTGGGAAGCAATGAAACACATAATCGAGAACTTTTTGTAGATTTAAGGGTGGGTGATTATCGGATGGATAACAGTAATTTTATCTGTGCCACATCTGGTTCCCGAATAATTGAATCGCACCAGACACAAATTCCAGTGGAAGATGATTACCTTGCGCTGCGGCGGGCAATCTGGCTTGTCACCGATGGGACTTATAAAAGGGCCTTAGAAGTGCTGGCAAAAAAGAAAGCTTATCTCCAGAATAAACAAGTTAGTGATACAATTCCTGATTTCACCAGGGCAAAACCTTGCTCGCTCTGGACGCTCCTCGTTCCACCACCATTAGACAGGAATAAGTTGAATCGAGAGGTTGTGCGAATTTCGAGGATCTTAAAACAATATCCTTCGATTAAAGAATCTTCAGTCCGTTTTCGATGCCGAACTACTGATCAGTACTTCTTGGATAGCGATGGGAGTAAAAGTCTCCAGGGGAGGTTATTAACCGGCATCGAAGTCAAGGCAAAGGCCCAGGCAAAAAATGGTAGAGTAATGGAAGATTATATTGAATTTTATGCTCAAAAGCCACAAGATTTTGATTTTGTGGATTTAGAGAAAAAGATCAACGCATGGGCAGAGACATTGACGATGAAAATTGACATAAAACCAGAGGATGAAGGCTATACTGGACCGGTCCTCTTCCTCGGGCCTGCGGCTTGTGAACTATTCTTCCAGACACTGGGCAAGGGAGTGAGTGGGGTTAGAGAAGTATTAGTGGAGAGTGAAATTTTGGAAAGAAATATTATGAAACATAATCTTGGTTTGCTATCCAACCGCCTTGGTAAGCGCCTCTTACCTGAATTCATCTTTAGCTACGATGATCCAGATTTGAAAGAATACAATGGAATACCTTTAATCGGTGGCTACGCAGTAGACGAGCAGGGCGTAAAATCTGAAAAGATCGAACTGATAAAAGAAGGAAAATTAATAAATTTCCCCATGTCTCGAACTCCGACAAATAAAATCACTACATCCAATGGCCACGCCCGCTACTGGAATGAGATTTATGTGCCGCGATATGTGGGATTTATCAGCAATATGGTAATCAATTCCCATAAAAAATTGTCCGAGGAAAAACTTGTGGAACGTCTGAAAGAAATCGCACGGGATTATGGCAATGAATATGCCCTCATCATCACCCGCCTCCAGCCCACCATGCCTCAAAACGAACTCCAGCGCTATCAGCGACTTTATCAGACAAGAACTAAATCCGAACCGCTTCTTTCTTCTCCCCTTAACATTTATAAACTGGATATAAAATCCAACTCACTCCAGTTGATCACCGGATTGGATTTTGCTCCGCTCGCACCCAGTATCCTGAAAGATATCAGCGCCGTTGGTGAAAAGGAATATATCTACAACTTTATCTACCGCAATGCTTACGGTGATGAAATTCCGGTTTCCGTTGTGGCACCCGCGGTGCTCATTGAAGACCTGGAACTCATCCCTAAGAAAGAAAAGATAGAAAGGCCTGCCCTGGTGCCCCGACCGAAAATAACGCGGGATCATCCATTCTAA